CTTCTCTCCCTACTTCTTCCTTGCTATCtgcttctgctgctgctgctactgttGGTTCCTGAAGAATccagtttctttctttttcttcgggTACAAATTCATTGCTTCTCATCATCTCATGATTATATCATCACATCATCTCTCTCATAATTCCTGCCTGCCTAAACCACAACAACACCTGCACCAGACCATGACATCCTGGAgctgaaaaaagaagaatatgaGGCTGAGGaatttggtgtttggtttgctctCCCTCTCTGTATTGGCTCCCATTCTTCTTTATATTGATAGTTTCTCCTCTTTCACCCCTTCTTGTAAGTTGTAATCTTTATTCTTCTTTCTCCTCCACAATATTTAACCTTGTCTTCTTTTACCTATCTATCCTCTCTTTCTATTGTGCAGTCAAACAAGAATTCCTCGAAGATGTCACTGCTTTTGTATGTTCAATTCAATCCCATCccatcttttgaaaaaaattctctcACCTTCTTTCTTTAATCTACCCTACTTGGAAAGattaaatcataataatattctCCAGCTAATCTCCAAATCTTTTGGTTTTGCAGATTCTCCCTGTCGATACCAGTAATCTAAATGTATTGCCACAGGTATGGCTATCTCTTTATCTTTATTTGCCATTTGTTTAAAAAGTCCTCTTTTTGCTTCTATATCAGTGATGAATTCTTGATCCAACCTCTTCAATTTCTCAATTTAGGATGAATCATCTGCTGTGCTTAAGGAACGCATTGGAATTCTATATACTGATAACAACTCCAAGACCATTCTAACTGACAAAGGTCTGTCCtttctcctttgttttcttcCCTCCCTCAAAATTTCTTACCTTTCTTGCATTTTTAATTTCGGGTTTATCCTTGTGTTCATTAGATTTGCAGTTGCCTGACACAGGTAGAGCATTATCTGCCACTGATGAGGATGCTCAATCTCGGAAGGATGATATCATCAAACAGGTCATTCAGAGCGCTAATCAGGAAAAGGAGGAGACCCGGACAGACAGGGGAGCTGATCAGGAAAGCCACCAGGTACATTTGATTTAACaaatttcctttctcttttgttgtttctatgttatttttcttaatgctatgagatcatggGCGTATACAAAAAGTCTTCGTCAGCTcctttttttaggattttaaaTGTAATTTGAGGACTGACTCATTTTTGGTGACGTTTTGCTGAGTTTGATATTCTCTTACCAtgttcattatttgtttttaaagctTAGTCTACTCTAAATGTCAATTACTTCCTGCCATTGGAAATCGTCATAATCTTCTCAAAAGGCTCCCAGTTCCTCTCCGATTCTAATAACTACAAAGTAGAAGATTCTTTTATTGGGTCACATTCCCTCGCAAATCGCAATAGAAGCTAAATGTAGAATTTATCGCTAGAAAGAAGAAATTTCACTTTTCAAGGCTCAAAAGCACACCCACTTGGAATTTGGAtggaaatttgaataaaaagtgAACATGCTGATTGTCAACTCAATCTGTTACTTGTTCTTTATAATTTGAACAATGTTACTATGTGGCAGCCGTGTAGTTCCCAGGATGAATGAATGCCTGCCTGCTGAAGTCCTTTGAGGCTTGAAATACAATTacggaaagaaaaagaataaagaaagttTTCTATAGCGAAAGTGATTTTGAATCTACAGGTGGACTAAACTTTTTTATCCTTCCGGTTCTTTTTTGCAAGCTTAAGCAACAATCTGCTTTAAACTCAGACAAAGTTGGTGAGAAGGATGCTTTGTTAACTAAAACCAACAAGCAGACAGATCAATCACCTATGCCAGCTGCTTGGGAGCGACAGCTCAGGGATCGGCTTATCAAGGCAAGTGTGTACCTGTCCCTTCCAGCCACGAAGAACAATCGCCGCTTTACAAGGGAGCTTCGAATGCGGATAAAGGAAGTTCAACGCGTACTTGGAGATGCAATCAAAGATTCTGGGATGCCAAAGAAGTAAGCTTCTTtctaaaacatatcaaaattggCTGGCTAACTAAATTGCTCTGTTTGTTTTGTCTATCTTCTGAAAATGGGATTCTCATTGGCTCTTTATGCAGTGCCTATGAAAAATGGAAGGCAATGGACCAATTGTTGGAAAAGGGCAAGCAAATGCAGTATGAAAGTGCTAACGAGGTAAAGAAGCTTCGGGCAATGCTCCACTCGACAGAAGAACAACTCCGAGTGCATAAGAAGCAGACCATGTCCTTTGCTACGATGGTAGAGAAGCTTCGGGCAATGCTCCACTCGACAGAAGAACAACTCCAAGTGCATAAGAAGCAGACCATGTTCTTAACGCAATTAACTGCAAAGACGCTTCCTAAAGGGTTACACTGTCTTCCATTGCGCCTGACAACTGAGTATTACAATTTGAATTCTTCGGAACAGCAATTTCCAAATCAAGAGATATTGGACAACCCTTTGCTTCACCATAGTGCACTATTCTCGGATAATGTTTTGGCGGCAGCAGTGGTTGTAAACTCTACTGTCACCAACTCTAAGGTAAATAAAATATGCCATATCAATATGCTCATTTTGGTTGCCAGGGAGATGTTAGAAAGCCGACGAATATCTAattaaaagaaagcaaaaatagttttccttaaaatttattattgaatgttCCTTTTTCTCCATTTCCTTTAGGTCTTCTGTttgagaggggggggggggacatgATAGCATTAGTGAAGTTGTTTTCTTACATGTATTTGAGACCTTTGATTTTAATTGACACCCTTAAACTGACTGTGTGAGTTGACATATCTGCAGCACCCTTCGAAGCTTGTTTTCCACCTTGTTAGTGATAGACTCAACTATGCGGCAATGAAGATGTGGTTTCTAGTAAATCCACCAGGCAAAGCCACTATTCAGGTCCAGAACATTGACGAATTTACATGGTTAAATTCAAGTTATAGTCCTGTTCTGAAGCAGTTGCATTCTCAGTCAATGATTGATTATTACTTCCGAGCACATAGTGCCAATTCTGATTCGAATTTGAAGTACCGGAACCCAAAGTACTTGTCCATCCTGAACCATCTTCGCTTTTACCTGCCAGAGATTTTCCCAAAGCTCAACAAGGTGTTATTCTTAGATGATGATATAGTGGTGCAGAAGGATCTTACTGGCCTTTGGTCccttgatttgaagggtaatgTGAATGGTGCAGTAGAGACCTGTAGAGAAAGCTTTCATCGCTTTGATACATATCTCAACTTCTCAAATCCTcttatatcaaataattttgatCCCCGCGCTTGTGGATGGGCATATGGAATGAACTTGTTTGATTTGGAGGAATGGAAGAGGCAAAACATCACTGATGTATATCATTCATGGCAGAAGCTGGTAAGCGACCTTCTTGAAGATGCATTTTTATGCAGAGTGTTCCAAGTTTAATGGAATTCAAGATCGGTATCTTTTGCAACCAGACAGCTGGCTCTAGTTCAAAATTGGGACATTAGGCCTGCATTCACGCAATAAATTCttaaatcttaaatattttatgctGGAAAAGCTCACTCTGATTGTCCTCTGTTGTTTTGGGTTCTAAAGAAAACTTTGTTTGTGAACAGAACCATGACAGACAATTATGGAAGTTGGGGACTCTGCCACCTGGCCTCATTACTCTTTGGAAACGGACTCATCCCCTTGATCGACGTTGGCATGTTCTGGGCCTTGGCTATAACCCCAATGTCAGCCAAATAGAAATTGAACGAGGTGCTGTTATACATTATAATGGCAACATGAAACCATGGCTTGAGATAGGCATACCCAAGTATCGAAAATACTGGGCAAAATACGTTGAttatgttaatgtttttttgcgAGAGTGCAACATCAATCCATAGAATGGTCCTCGTGGTGTAATCCAGTTATTGGGGCTCCATACACATGCTGTGCCACCTTTTTTACAGGTCTGCATCACTTTGTAGGCTCTTCCACACATCCTGTGCCAGCGATTTTACAGGTCTGCAGGACTTGGTAGGTTGTTTTGTTATCTAAGTAGAAGCTTGAGCTTAATTTTTTCTGTATACAATCCCCCCTCCCCCCCTCttgtttcttttccctttttctaTGATAGGCTGAGGACTACTGTGCATGTTAGTTGATGTTGGTACCTTGATTACATATCTGCCATTCAGCAGGTGTATTTGTAAATGATTGCAAccgaacaaagaaaaaaaaaaagagacagtaGTTGGTTGAGTTTGTGCCTGTAATCTGATATCGGCCTGATCGTGTGTGAATCTCCAAGTCCATTGGCATCCTTTGCTGAAGCAATGATgaatcctttatttttatttttattttattttgtaatctgATCTAGTACTTGCCGTCTTTGTCAAGAGAGGAGATGGTTAAATGCAGTGAatttaagagaagaaaaatatgcATGTAGCATCTTTTGTGATAACGGGTTGCTACATTCTGGAATATGGCAGTTGCTTTTGATTTCTCGAATGGATTCATTTCATTTACTGTATGTGATAGAAGTAACATTTGGAAACCCTATCGTGATACctgtattaattatttatgtggTGAATTGGAACAATTGTAGCTTTGTAGTTTCCTTTTCTTGCTGGTGTAGCAATGTGAAGGTCCGTTCGTAAGCATCCAGAGCTATATCGATTGAcaatcctctctttttttgggttgatgGGTGATGTAGACGGAAACAACACAGGGTataaacacattatttttttaagagaatggATCACTCATAAATCTCAATTCACAACTAAaagttttacaaataaaataaaaaagaaaacctgaaaataaagtaaaagaaaataagttattaagcataatatttaattttctgaaCTAAACAAGAAATTAAGGTTCACGTTAAGATATCTATCGTCTCCCAAATCACGTTAGACTCAACTCTCCCTGCGTAGACTTGTCTGAGCTTGACAGTTTATATTCACGAATTCCATATTCCCTGAGATTTTCCAAGCATATGCCATAGCTTGCAAGACAAATGAAGTATCAATTGCGTGCTTCTTTCTCTGAGATAAGTCGAACATGCGGATTGAATAAGGAACCCCACCCTCATGTTAAATAAATACGAATGTTTAGACGAGATTGATTCGTTGCAGAAACAGGAACCGGTATGGCAGACTCCCTAATTTTCTCTAGTCTTTTGCGAGGCCTCGATCGGACAAGATCATGGAGGAGGCTAGCAAGCAGTCCTATTAATCAAATTCTACGTGGAAAAGATAAGTGTGTCTCTGACCTCGCTCTCCCTGGTCAAATGATGATACCATGTTAACCAATATTGTGCTTGCATTGAACTTGAAGACTAAGTTTCTTCACCTATCTATCCATGTGATATGTATGGAGGTAATTGCTGTGATGCAGCCTTAATGTTTTACATTACAGTTGAGTAAATGGACAAGGTTTGCAAACAAAACTCAACTTATCCATTCTGCGTACCGTCTCTTTATAGAAAGTTAGGTTCAGAAAAGTTTCTTAaagtatttaatatatattttatttcttgaaacttCAGTACATCTCGGCTTTTTGCAGCCTTTTCAGTAAAGCTTAACAAGAACTCCGTAAGGCCTTGGGTTTGGCCCAATAACCCAAAGCCTGAAGTCCAACCAGACCTCATAAGTCATAACCCATGtgtgtttctatatatatatatatatatatagaagatcTCTTAATTTGCCAAAATAATAGCAGTAATTATGCAGACAAACGTTCGTCTTTCATCCTCTTTGTTGCTATGTATTAGCAAAGGGTGGGTGTGATAGTTCCATTTAAGATTATGATAGGATTTAAGGTTCATACTGGTGGACCGTTTAAGGAATAGTAAGGTTTTTTTTGGgtcttgttaaatttattttgtatataaaatttagttttgagtattttttttattggttgatgAGTAGGATGTCAGTAATATAATATGTAAGATAAGCATACTTGTTTTGTACATCATTTGATATGATACCTTTGATATACATGTTTTATTCTGTACTTGATTTATGTAATTGTCATGACCTGAATCTTGGATCCATAACCGGCAACACAGAAGCGATTTTGAAATTAGACCTCATATCgaacatatcaaaaaaaaagttattaaaaatacatagcATTTCATAATattcagaaatattatattattcaaaacgaGTGAAACCAAGTGATAGTTCAAGACTTCTCATTAGTAATTTAAACCAAAACACAAATCCATAATACTCATTACATTATGAAAattcaaacttaattaaaataaggtAATAATGGAGCGTCTAAAACatcgaatcaaaactaaaaggaaagccTCGTGAAACAAACAAGGTATACCGACCAAAACTGAAGAACAAGAACACTCAACAAAGTCTACCTGTTAACAAaaactaagaacctgaaatattattaaaaataagaggTGAGTTCAACTAACTCGGTGagggaataatatttaatatacattttagatattaatagtttgcaggtcgatttatcttgatatacatatacatattaaGTATATTATTATGAAGTAGTGGAATACATGTCAAAAATCAGATGACACCCACTGTGGAAGGATCAGTCGCCACAGGCTGATGCCTCTCTCATCGGCTAGGTATACGAAATACTATGTGCACATAAGCTAACTACTCTCCGTTAGTATGAAGTTATTGACAAGTCCTATATCAAGacataataaatattcataaaatcatCACAGAAATGTATATtatatcaaatagaatttagttCAATAGAATGCGAGTGCAAATTGAAGAATAAATGagtacttaaaaaataaagcaacatatataaatattcaagagaTTAATTAGTCGTACTCATCATAaaatcaacatacatatttatttatattatgtacatattaaagattatctcattcaataaaaaaatataaaactaaaaggaatATCAGATAAAAGACTTGAAAATTCTATTGAACCTACAACAAATAtactaaatatactaaaaaaaacagctcaaaacaacacaaataaaagattccaatgcataaaagaaaaccaGGTTTAGTCTCCTAAGTTTAGggacaaataataattttccaaaatatggaccaaaatgtaattttaccaaaattagaggaccaaactgtaaatacataaccatactAAGATTTCACCCATAAACCATCCTCAATTCTGCACAGAACAAACTAGGGAccaaactgtatttttttaaaattttggggactaaaatgtaaattccTAAAATTaagggaccaaactgaaaatattccatATCAATTATTAAactgagattcatcatccttaaccTTATAATAACACTGTACAGATTCCCAAAATAcattaggggtcaaattataatattttcaaagtttagggactaaactataattttcataaatcaaagatcaaaataaaatttcatcatcttcaacctcaagacCATTCTGTCCAGATTTTCCCgcaaagttaaaataaatttcttaacccataaaaatcaatttacacAAATCAACTCACAAATCcttatttctaataacaaaCTTCAAATCAATCACTTAACCTGAAATCCCTAATAATCATGAACCAATcttaacaacataaattttatatcCTTATAAACCCTAATTTCTTCTTTAATCCTTCC
The Populus nigra chromosome 3, ddPopNigr1.1, whole genome shotgun sequence genome window above contains:
- the LOC133689052 gene encoding probable galacturonosyltransferase 4 isoform X1 — protein: MRLRNLVFGLLSLSVLAPILLYIDSFSSFTPSFKQEFLEDVTAFILPVDTSNLNVLPQDESSAVLKERIGILYTDNNSKTILTDKDLQLPDTGRALSATDEDAQSRKDDIIKQVIQSANQEKEETRTDRGADQESHQLKQQSALNSDKVGEKDALLTKTNKQTDQSPMPAAWERQLRDRLIKASVYLSLPATKNNRRFTRELRMRIKEVQRVLGDAIKDSGMPKNAYEKWKAMDQLLEKGKQMQYESANEVKKLRAMLHSTEEQLRVHKKQTMSFATMVEKLRAMLHSTEEQLQVHKKQTMFLTQLTAKTLPKGLHCLPLRLTTEYYNLNSSEQQFPNQEILDNPLLHHSALFSDNVLAAAVVVNSTVTNSKHPSKLVFHLVSDRLNYAAMKMWFLVNPPGKATIQVQNIDEFTWLNSSYSPVLKQLHSQSMIDYYFRAHSANSDSNLKYRNPKYLSILNHLRFYLPEIFPKLNKVLFLDDDIVVQKDLTGLWSLDLKGNVNGAVETCRESFHRFDTYLNFSNPLISNNFDPRACGWAYGMNLFDLEEWKRQNITDVYHSWQKLNHDRQLWKLGTLPPGLITLWKRTHPLDRRWHVLGLGYNPNVSQIEIERGAVIHYNGNMKPWLEIGIPKYRKYWAKYVDYVNVFLRECNINP
- the LOC133689052 gene encoding probable galacturonosyltransferase 4 isoform X2, with the translated sequence MRLRNLVFGLLSLSVLAPILLYIDSFSSFTPSFKQEFLEDVTAFILPVDTSNLNVLPQDESSAVLKERIGILYTDNNSKTILTDKDLQLPDTGRALSATDEDAQSRKDDIIKQVIQSANQEKEETRTDRGADQESHQQQSALNSDKVGEKDALLTKTNKQTDQSPMPAAWERQLRDRLIKASVYLSLPATKNNRRFTRELRMRIKEVQRVLGDAIKDSGMPKNAYEKWKAMDQLLEKGKQMQYESANEVKKLRAMLHSTEEQLRVHKKQTMSFATMVEKLRAMLHSTEEQLQVHKKQTMFLTQLTAKTLPKGLHCLPLRLTTEYYNLNSSEQQFPNQEILDNPLLHHSALFSDNVLAAAVVVNSTVTNSKHPSKLVFHLVSDRLNYAAMKMWFLVNPPGKATIQVQNIDEFTWLNSSYSPVLKQLHSQSMIDYYFRAHSANSDSNLKYRNPKYLSILNHLRFYLPEIFPKLNKVLFLDDDIVVQKDLTGLWSLDLKGNVNGAVETCRESFHRFDTYLNFSNPLISNNFDPRACGWAYGMNLFDLEEWKRQNITDVYHSWQKLNHDRQLWKLGTLPPGLITLWKRTHPLDRRWHVLGLGYNPNVSQIEIERGAVIHYNGNMKPWLEIGIPKYRKYWAKYVDYVNVFLRECNINP
- the LOC133689052 gene encoding probable galacturonosyltransferase 4 isoform X3, whose product is MRLRNLVFGLLSLSVLAPILLYIDSFSSFTPSFKQEFLEDVTAFILPVDTSNLNVLPQDESSAVLKERIGILYTDNNSKTILTDKGRALSATDEDAQSRKDDIIKQVIQSANQEKEETRTDRGADQESHQLKQQSALNSDKVGEKDALLTKTNKQTDQSPMPAAWERQLRDRLIKASVYLSLPATKNNRRFTRELRMRIKEVQRVLGDAIKDSGMPKNAYEKWKAMDQLLEKGKQMQYESANEVKKLRAMLHSTEEQLRVHKKQTMSFATMVEKLRAMLHSTEEQLQVHKKQTMFLTQLTAKTLPKGLHCLPLRLTTEYYNLNSSEQQFPNQEILDNPLLHHSALFSDNVLAAAVVVNSTVTNSKHPSKLVFHLVSDRLNYAAMKMWFLVNPPGKATIQVQNIDEFTWLNSSYSPVLKQLHSQSMIDYYFRAHSANSDSNLKYRNPKYLSILNHLRFYLPEIFPKLNKVLFLDDDIVVQKDLTGLWSLDLKGNVNGAVETCRESFHRFDTYLNFSNPLISNNFDPRACGWAYGMNLFDLEEWKRQNITDVYHSWQKLNHDRQLWKLGTLPPGLITLWKRTHPLDRRWHVLGLGYNPNVSQIEIERGAVIHYNGNMKPWLEIGIPKYRKYWAKYVDYVNVFLRECNINP